The following nucleotide sequence is from Triticum dicoccoides isolate Atlit2015 ecotype Zavitan chromosome 7B, WEW_v2.0, whole genome shotgun sequence.
ggactttccttggcgtggaaggcaagcttggcaatacggatatgtagatctcctaccattgtaaccgactctgtgtaaccctagccctctccggtgtctatataaaccggatggctttagtccataggacgaacaacaatcataccataggctagcttctagggtttagcctccttgatcttgtggtagatctactcttgtaatacccacatcatcactatcaatcaagcaggacgtagggttttacctccatcaagagggcccgaacctgggtaaaacatcgtgtccctggtctcctgttaccatccgcctagacgcacagttcgggaccccctacccgaggtccgccggttttgacaccgacaacgcccaaagctagacccaagctcgaaattgagtgcttctactacaaagggactggtcactggaagcggaactgccccaagtatttggcagataagaaagaTTGCAAAGTGAAaaaagttatatttgatatacatgttattgatctgtaccttactaatgctcgtagtagtgcctgggtatttgataccggatcggttgctcatatttgtaactcgaaacaaggactacagattaaacaaagattggctaaggacgaggtgacgatgcgcgtcgggaatggttcgaaggtcgatgtgatcgctgtcggcacgctacctctacatctaccttcggggttagttttagacctgaataattgttatttggtgccagcattgagcatgaacattatatctggatcttgtttagtgcgagacaattattcatttaaattagagaataatggttgttctatttatatgagtaatatcttttatggtcatgcaccctttaagagtggtctatttctgttgagtctcgattgtggtgatacacatattcataatattgatgccaaaaaatgcaaagttgacaatgatagtgcaacatatttgtggcactgccatttaggtcatattggtgtaaagcacatgaagaaattccatgcagatggacttttggaatcacttcattatgaatcatttgatacttgcgaaccatgccctcatgggcaagatgaccaaaactccgttctccagaacaatggagcgagccaatgacttattggaaataatacataccgatgtatgcggtctgatgagtgttgaggctcgcggcgggtatcgttattttctgaccttcacagatgatttgagcatatatgggtatatctacttaatgaaacacaagtctaaaacatttgaaaagttcaaagaatttcaaagtgaaatggagaatcatcataacaagaaaataaagtttctacaatctgatcatggaggtgaatattttagttatgagtttggccttcatttaaaacaatgtggaatagtttcacaactcacgccacctggtacaccatagcgtaatggtgtgtccgaatgttgtaaccgtactttattagatatggtgctatctatgatctctcttaccaatttactactatcgttttggggttatgcattagagacagctgtattcacgttaaatagggcaccatcaaaatccgttgagacgacaccgtatgaactgtggtttgacaataAACCGAAGctgtcgtttttgaaagtttggggatgcaatgcttatgtcaaaaggcttcagcttgataagctcgaacccaatcggagaagtgcgtctccataggataccctaaggaaacaattgggtatgccttctaccacagatccgaaggcaagatctttgttgccaagaatggaacctttctagagaaggagtttctctcgaaagaagtgagtgggaggaaagtagaacttgatgagttaattgtaccttctctcaatttggaaggtAGCTCATCTGAGAAATCTATTCCCATGATgcgtacaccaactagagaggaagctaatgatgatgatcatgaaccttcagatcaagttactactgaacctcgtaggtcaaccagagcccgatccgcaccagagtggtacaacaatCCTGTTCTGGACGTCATGATACTTgaacatgacgaacctatgaactatgaagaagctatgatgagcctagattccgataaatggcttgaggccatgaaatctgagataggatccatgtatgagaacaaagtgtggactttggtggattttcccgatgatcggcgacccatagagaataaatggatcttcaagaagaaggttgacgctgatggtaatgttactgtctataaagctcgacttgtcgcaaaaggttttcgacaagttcaaggagttgactacgatgagactttctcacccgtagcgatgcttaagtctgttcgaatcatgttagcaatttccacattttatgattatgaaatctggcaaatggaagtcaaaactgcattccttaatggatttcttaaagaagagttgtatatgatgcaaccagaaggttttgtcgatcctaaaggtgctaacaaagtgtgcaagctccagcgatccatttatggactggtgcaagcatttcagagttggaatatacactttgatgaggtgatcaaagcatatggttttatacagacttccggaggagcctgtatttacaagaaagtgagtgggagctctgcaacATTTCTAatttatatgtggatgacacattgttgattggaaatgatatagaatttctggatagcatagaaggatacttgaataaaagttttcaatgaaagacctcagagaagcataccggcgatcgaatctcgggcaggatggtgtattacggaacgagtaaagagactttccggtaacgagattgaactaggtatgaagataccgacgatcgaatctcgggcaagtaacataccgatggacaaagggaattatgtatgttgtcataacagttcgaccgataaagatcatcgtagaatatgtaggagccaatatgggcatccaggttccgctattggttattgaccggagaggtgtctcagtcatgtctacatagttctcgaacccgtagggtccgcacgcttaacgttcgatgacgattttgtattatatgagttatgtgatttggtgatcgaatgttgttcggagtcccggatgagatcactgacatgacgaggagcctcgaaatagGACGataatattcggacactggaagtgttccgggatgTATCGgtatatatcggagtaccgggggggttaccgaaacccccggggGAATAATGCGCCTTATGAGCCAtcggaggggagcacaccagcccacaaggggtggcgccccccccctaaAGAAGGAGGTTGaataggagaaggagaagggggttcgcccccctttccttcctcctccctctcTTCCCTTTTGATgccttccggtaaaaggaaaggggggggagaATTGGAATAGGGCCCCCAAGtagccccctcccacctatatatacatggcgaGGGGGTGCTTAGAGCACACGCCaacgattgttagccgtgtgcggcgcccccctccacagtttacgcctccggtcatattctcgtggtgcttaggcgaagccttgcgcggataacttcaccatcaccgtcaccacgccatcatgctgacgtaactcatctacttcctcgacactctactggattaagagttcgagggacgtcatcgagctgaacgtgtgcagaactcggaggtgccgtacgttcggtgcttgatcggttggaatgagaagaagttcgactacatcaaccgcgtcgacaaacgcttccactttcggtctacgagggtacgtagacacgctctccccctctcgtttctatgcatctcctagatagatcttgcgtgagcgtaggatttttttttggaattgcATATGCTACATTCCCCATCAATATGGTGGTACTCCTTCCTTTCCGGTTTACAAGGCTCAAATATAAAATCTCATCAATCAAGGTACATGGTGAGTCTAagaatgtatctcatactttatAAAACTACCCAAATTAAACGAATGCATTAATTTGGTTTAATTGCAGTGCATACATGCTTGGCCACTAGATAAGTAAAAACACTATATGTATTGTATTGGTGAGTTTCTTTTTAATTCTTacatgcaaagatttaatgcgcCTCAAAATTTCAATGGGAGAGGGAGAtgagcccaaataaaaaaacagaaaattgaGATAAGCCCTGTGGACATATGCTCTAGTGATACCAATTCCAAAAAATCAGATtgaaatgtttcaaaaaaaatcgaaaaaatcatGGATGTTCTGAACATATGTGTGTACAAACTATAGAAAAAAatcagatccaaattcaaattgtacagtgaaaaacaaaaaagacaaattcagcatGAATAGTGTGAATAAAGAAAAAAACATGAACAGTGTGAAAAAATACTTGATTCACAACAGATTTGCCTTTTTTTTATTCTCAATGTGTATATCGAATTGGGATCCGAATATATTTTAGGGATTGTAGTCAAGCCGGCAGTCGGGTCGGGTTTGACCGGGTAGAGCTCTATGAAACCCATGCCCGAATAGCAAATGGGCAAAGGAGCAGACCCACGACCCTACCCATGGGTCTTGAGTCATACCCATGCCCGAACCCATCGGGCAACCCGACCCATTAGGGCACCCATCGGGTTTGAAATAAATATTTATTTTTACTGTCACATGACACAAATGACTGCACCTGCTTGAGGAGCGAATCTTTCTCAAAACCACAAGTTGTTGTGATGGCAAGTTACAAAAACAAGCGGCCAGCAGCTGGAGAGCGGCCGTCCTGCACGCAGCGGCAGATGCACGCAGCGCATCGACGGCCGTGCTGCGCGAGGGGATCCGTGCAAAAGAAAACGTCAAAATCAGTAAAGCAGACATACTGGCTCGATACAAGCAAATACAGCGCTCAAGTCACCCGTGGTGGGCTCGGCCCGGGTACAGGTCTGACGCCCAAAAGTGGACAGACCATGCAGTGTGGGGCATTGTCCTTTTGGCGCGCGGGCCCGGCGATTTGACCAGGAGTACAGCTCGGGTGCATGTCATGTGGGGAGCACAGCTCGGGCGCATGTCTTGCGGAACCACAAGAACAGCAGCCGGTGCTTCCGCTGCGACGTGCAGTCTTCACGTCACAGCGGCCCGGCTCCAGTAAAATACACACAGCCCTCCGTCCTGCCCCAGTTTTCAAGCTGAATGATGAGCAAAATACACAAAAACAGCAACAAAAACTAGTTCATCTGATGTATGGGCGTACAAAAATCAAACTAAATCCCTGGTTCGGGCACTTGTAGAAACGGACGCCGGGGTTCCGGTCTGTCCCAGAGACGAACCAGAGACGAAccatgaggggggggggcaccatGCACGCATGCAGGGGACGCGTCCTCTGGTGTGTACGACGTATACGTTGCCCGTGAGCTCACTCTGGGCATGGACGAAATGTGCAGCGTGGGCGTTCGTGGCCTAGCAACTGTGTGGTGTCAGGTTTGGTCCTTTGAATACGCATATACGTTTCAGTTTGCTTTCCAAGATGCCCTAGGTGCAGCTGCTGCTGCGTTCAGAGATGCATTTCTCCCAGCAGCTGCCTTTTATAGACTCCGCGACTTCTCTATTCCCATGGCcagccgaggtggtactaaactttaccAGGTGCCTGAACCAACAATGTGTGTGTTGTATGGGCCGAACATTGTTGGGCCTTCATTCTTGAAAAGAAATGTGAAAGAACCAAAGGCCTAGAGATAAATAGTAATATAGCTGTGCGTTATTGGGCTTCCTACGTTTTTGCCTTGTGGCCTTTAAAGACATGTACAACATTACGTAAGTGACTGGGTCATTTGTTTATGAGGTTTGGGGCTCTGTACAACTTATATATCTGATGTATGTGCATCCTATGCAACACATGAATATGAAATTTAAAGGTATTTTGATTAATAATTTTCATCGGGTAACCCATGGGTACAAACTTAGACCCATGCCCCGCCCATCGCTAATCGGGTTACCCATCGGGCTTGCCCATGGTTGAACACGatgacccataccctacccatttgtGTCGGGTGCCCATGGGCGCGGTCACCGATGGGTCGGATTGCTGGGTTGAGTTTGTAGACACATATGCTGAGAACATCCatggatttttttttctgttttttttgaaacatttcaatttgatttttttgaattggtATCATGGGAGCATATAATTGTTGGTACCACCTGATATTTCTCCACACTGCATATGCCCTgcttttttttcaaaaagaaagatAACCCCAgcctctacatcaataccatattgCCCTGCCCTGGCTTCCCGATGCCGCACATCACTGGCTCCAGTCCACATCGCAGCCCTCAGTGCACGACGGACCGGGCGCAGCCGAAGCCACACAGCTGAGCTCGGCCGCGATCCCAGGGAAACCTTGTCGCTGCGGCACGATGTGACGCACGCCACTGCAACGCCTTGCCGATGGATTGAGAGGCATAACGCGCGGCCGGGGTACGTCGGATACTTTCTCCGGCTTGCCGGCCGGGTTCTCGTACTCTACGTTCTCACGCGAGGGCAAGTCCGGCCGGGCTCTCGTACTACTCGGACAAAGGCGCGCACGCGCACGGCCGGAGGTCGCACTCGCAGGCAGGAAAGAATCCGCATACGGTCTGAAATACGTCCCATCATCGTTTTGTACTCTTCAATCAATCTGTTACCGTATGAACCCGCGTCGCGCTCCGTCGGCTCAACAAATACTCCTGATATACGGTGCTTGTCCATCCAATAATACAATGTTTGTTTTTCACAAGCATTCCCACGTACGTTCACCacacttttttttttttgcatggcgttcaccacacattttgcccaaataaTACAATGCTTGCTTTCACAAATCACAATCGAATCATACGATGTTACTTCTACCTTTTGTTTGTTTATACGCATGCGGTATAAAAGCAGCGCTCGCATTCCGAAACTGCAGCCCACTGCATCTCAGCCATGGCATCTATTCCCAAGCTTGTGATTCTCCTGTTGTGCACCTGTCTTCACACTCTCCTTGCTCACGGAGGGGACGATCTTCGCACCTACAAGGTTCTGCACGCTGGCGCTCTCAAATCTGCCACCGTCAACTGCTCCCAGCCCCAAGGTGCAGTAACATTGTCCATGGACGCACATGCATGCAATGTTGCTATTAGTTTCCTTGCACTATTTTGAGGATATTTTGAGCACGTTTGTCATCGTGTTTCCCTTTCCCCTGTTCGGTTCTTTCAGTGACTCCATCATACGGCGGGGTCACGGTGCCGTTGCACCACCGGCACGGCCCGTGCTCGCCCTCGCCTGTACCCTCCACCAAGGCGCCGACCTTGCAGGAGATGCTCCGGCGTGACCAGCTCCGGGCCGCTTACATCACACGGAAGTACTCCGGCGTCAAGGGTGGCGCAGGTGACGTGGAGCAATCGGACATTACCGTGCCCACCACGCTGGGCACCTCCCTGGGCACGCTGGAGTACCTGATCACCGTCGGCATCGGCTCGCCGGCCGTGACCCAGACCATGCTCATCGACACCGGCAGCGACGTGTCATGGGTGCAGTGCAAGCCGTGCTCGCAGTGCCACGCGCAGGCGGACTCGCTCTTCAACCCCAGCTCGTCGAGCACCTACTCCGCGTTCCCCTGCAGCTCCGCCGCCTGCGCGCAGCTCCGCCGGAGAGGCTGCTCCAACTCCCAATGCCAGTATATTGTCAAATACGGCGATGGTTCGACCGGGACTGGGACTTACAGCACCGACACGCTCGCGCTGGGCTCCAGCACCGTCAAGAACTTCCAGTTCGGGTGCAGCCAGTCTGAGTCGGGCAACCTTCTCGAAGACCAGACCGATGGGCTCatggggctcggcggcggcgcagaGTCTCTCGCCACCCAGACAGCGGGGACCTTCGGCAAGGCCTTCTCGTACTGCCTCCCGCCGACTCCGGACTCGTCCGGATTCCTCACTCTCGGTGCAGCAACCTCGGGTTTCGTAGTGAAGACGCCGATGCTGAGGAGTAGTGAGGTCCCGTCGTACTACGGCGTGCGCCTTCAGGCCATCAGGGTGGGAGGCAGGCAGCTCAGCATACCTGCCTCGGTCTTCTCCGCCGGGTCGATCATGGACTCCGGCACAATCATCACGCGGCTTCCGGCGACGGCGTACTCTGCGCTGTCGTCGGCGTTCAAGGCCGGCATGAAGCAGTACCCGCCGGCGCAGCCCATGGGCATCTTCGACACGTGCTTCGACTTCAGCGGCCAGTCCAGCGTCAGCATACCGAGCGTCGCACTGGTGTtctccgggggcgtcgtcgtcgacCTCGCCACCGACGGGATCATTCTGGACAGCTGCCTCGCCTTTGCGGCCAACACCGACGACAGCTCCCTCGGCATCATCGGCAACGTGCAGCAGCGGACGATCGAGGTGCTGTAcgacgtcggcggcggcgccgtgggGTTCAAGGCTGGCGCATGCTGATCGGCGCGCACAAGGACACCGTTGATACTATTGGGATCTCCAGTTCGTCGTATACTAGTTTGCTGCTGCGAGCTATAGTAAAAGTGTCATAGTACATGAAGTGGGGCCAAACCATCAGCGCACTATAGTGCTTCGACTTGCAACGTGATGCAAGCGTGCAAACTACCAACCAAATCATACTTGTAATTGTCTTCGGGTAGTTTAATAAGAATGAACAAAGTCTTAAAAAAACCTTGAACTCGTAGTCGGAATCGGAAATGAACCCTGAACTCTAAATCCCTGAAAGCAACACCCTATCTTATCCAATCCCGACTTATCCCGAACCCTTTTTCATTGTACACCGATACTACTGAACATCAGATTTGACGGGACCTCCCAGCGAATGATTAGTTCATGCTGTGAGGGTCGAGCAAGGGACGGATTTGTTTGCTAAAAGGACACCTTCAGCGTGAACCCTCCACATGGACAAACTTGTCATTAACATGAAAAGATAAGGTCTTGGGCAAAAAATGGGCCAAAAAGAACCAGTTTTGCCTCTAGAAAAAACAGGCCTTGGAAAAACTAATATTTCTTCGCCCGACTTAATTAACCAAAGCATGCAGACTTACCATCAATTTTATAATAAAACTACCGCATAGCCATGATCATTGTTGCCTATATGAATTCCTCGTGCTTCATAGGGTTCATAAGAGAAATGGTCATTGCTTCACTGGTGGCTCTGAGCTCTCGCTTAGATGCTCAGCGACGAGTTCATCCCCGAGCCCCAGACCCACCTTATGATCATACAACTTATCAAAGAATATCTCCATGAGTCTTCCGCACCACAGACCCCCCTTTTTCTCAAAATCTTCATGCACACTGGGATGCCAGGATAAATTTTTACTTCGACCCGAATCGAAGGAGTAAATATACTCCACCGAAACGGGCTCGAGTAAATTTTTTGTTGCTCCGTCGCACACGCCCACCTCTGCCGCCCTCCTCCCCGACCCTCAGacgtctctaacatatctataattttatgAAGTACTCGtatcatgtttacaacaatttatatggttttggtgtacttttatatgatttttatggaactgacctagtgcccagtgtcagttgttattttctgcatgtttttggcttttcagaaaatcccTATCAAACGAtgcccaaatgccacgaaactttaccatGATTGTTTATGGATCAAAATAGACCACGGAgtacggagtaccggagatgcacCAGGGGTGGTCAAGggagccacaagcctgggggcgcgcccacccccctctaGGGCGTGCCCCTTGAGCTTGTCGGTCCCTCATGGGCCCCCCTGACGTGAATCCAATGCAGCAAATTCTTTTAAACACCCAAATTGAAAGAGTTGCGGCCCGACCCACTCCCCTCATCCGCAACCGCGCCGCCCCCGCAAGCGGCCGGCCGCGCCTTCCCTCCTCCCCAGCGCgcgtccccctctctcctcctcctccctgccgccgtcgccggcgcccgCCTCGGGCCTGGCCCGGGCCACGTTGGTGGCGGCGGCCCCCGGCCCTTCCCCGTCTAGGGTTTCTCCGGCGCGGGACGGAGTGGCTCCGGGCGGTGTCTTCAGGCGGTGGCGGTCCTGCGGCAGCGGGGCAGCACGGTGGCGCGGGCTGGCGGCGCCCGCCcgacccagatctgggcccttcgggCTCCATCTGGGTCGGGGCGGGCCGACGACAGGCGTGGCGTCGGTGTGGCCTTCAAGAGGCGGTGGCGAGCGGTGATGATCGGCGGGGTGCTAGCGGCGTCGAGACCTGCTTGCTGCAGCGTGGCCGGCGGGGCTTAGCGGGCCCGTTTCGGTCCTGGCCAggccaggggtggcctggtatGCTCCGCTGCCGTGTCCGGATGGCTGCCGCAACGGTGCTGGAGACGCGGGCCTCccgcacgacggcggtggaggtggttccctcccgctcgGCCTTGATGCTGCTGCTTCCGTCGCTCGGATCTTCTCTCCGGTCTTTTTGGCCTCGTGGTGGTGTTCGCAGCGAGACGGTGTTGGTGGCGACGCAATCGTGATGGTGCATAGTTGGGAGGTGGTTTGGCTGGTCGGCTCCGATTGGTTGGTGGGGTTTggcgtgcgggagaaatccttgccggttcGTCCGGCTCCGATGCAGTGACACCGGCGGGTGCCACTATCCCTTCTTGGAGGGTGTCGGGAGTGGCTAtcccccacctccctccgcgtactgggggaaaccctaggacttctCCGGACAGCAGCGTCGTTGGCGCCGCATCCCTACTTGGAGGTGCTTCTTAGTTCGCGGTAGACCGGAGCCTCGGGTTGTGGTGGTTTGTTTCTGGAGGGCGCAGCGGTCGCGGGTCTTCCGCGCTTTGTCGAACTGCCGTTGTTggcagtttttcttcttctttttctttgggctTGTTGTGCTGCTCGCCCCAGCATTGTGTACAATGATGGTTTGCTTTGAAATACAAAGTGGGAAAAAACCCTTTTCGCTAAACACCCAATCCCCCGAAACGTATTGCAAAAAGCTCTGCCGATTTTTGTTTTTTCAACCGGGCCTCCCATATCACTAATTGCTTACCGGAAATACAAAGTTCAACAGCCTCGTACAAGCATGGacgaggagaaggcaaggaagggaaGCAAGCTGGCGCACTGGCAGGAAACCCGCTGCGAATGCTACTGAACGTCAGATTTGACGGGACCTCTCAGCGAATGATTCGTTCATGCTGTGAGGGTTGAGCAAGCGACCGATTTGTTTGCTAAAAGGACACCTTCAGCATGAACCCTCCACATGGACAAACTTGTCATTAACATGAAAAGATAAGGTCTTGGGCAAAAAAATGGGCCAAAAAAAACAATTTTGCCTCTAGAAAAAACAGGCCTTGGAAAAACAAATATTTCTTGGCCCGACTTAATTAACCAAAGCATGCAGACTTACCATCAATATTATAATAAAACTACCGCATAGCCATCAGTATTGTTGCCTATGTGAACTCCTCGTGCTTCATAGGGTTCATGAGAGAAATGGTCATTGCTTCACTGGTAGCTCTGAGCTCTCGCTTAGATGCTCATCGACGAGTTCATCCCCGAGCCCCATACCCACCTTATGATCATACAACTTATCAAAGAATATCTCCATGAGTCTTTCGCACCAcagacccccccccctccccccctcccccctttTCTCAAAATCTTCATGCACACTGGGATGCCAGGATAAATTTTACTCCGACCCGAACCGAAGGAGTAAATATACTCCACCGAAACGGGCTCGAGTAAATTTTTTATTGCTCTGTCGCACACGCCCACCTCTGCCCCCCTCCTCCCCGGCCCTCATACGTCTCtaatatatctataatttatgaagtattcgtatcatgtttacaacaattttatatgattttggtgtacttttatatgatttttatgaAACTGACCTAGTGCCCTATGTCAGTtgttattttctgcatgtttttgacTTTTCAGAAATTCCCTATCAAACGATGCCCAAATGCTACGAAACTTTACCATGATATTTTATGGACCAAAATAGACCCACGGAgtacggagtaccggagatgcacCAGGGGTGGTCAAGtgagccacaagcctgggggcgcgcccaccctcctcTAGGGCGTGCCGGCGCGCCCCTTGAGCTTGTCGGTCCCTCATGGGCCCCCCGACATGAATCCCACGCAGCAAATTCTTTTAAACACCCAAACCCCCGAAACATATTGCAAAAAGCTCTGCCGTTTTTTTTTCAACCGGGCCTCCGCTTTCACTAATTGCTTACCGGAAATACAAAGTTCAACGGCCTCATACAAGCATGGacgaggagaaggcaaagaagggaaGCAAGCTGGCGCACTGGCAGGAAACCCGCTGCGAATGCTCGGCTGAAAACATACGGGCGAAAACAACACAGTTCACTTAAGTTTTACAGATACTACCTCCTCAAACAATTTATTTCATGGTTTAGTGCCAGGATAGAGCAAGTAGCTCTAAGCGATTCCGATCCAATGAGTTACAGTTGTGTTTTACTTTGAGGAAGGAATTATGGAGTGTTGCACGTGCACAGTAGGAATTATGGCGTGTTGGAATATAATCCACAACTTTCGGCCTGTGTTTGAATCGGAATCGATCGTGCTTTCCATCGAGTTCTTGGCTTTGCTTACATGATGAGTAGTACTAGTTGGAAATCTCTGGGGTTCGGAGCAGCAACAATCGATCCATCATCCCAACTAGCTACGTACGTACGGCCGAAGCAAACCGTCATCAGCGCAAAGCGCTAATCGATCGTGCACGGGTAACATAACATGGCGGACGCGGCTGCCA
It contains:
- the LOC119335823 gene encoding aspartyl protease family protein At5g10770-like; this translates as MASIPKLVILLLCTCLHTLLAHGGDDLRTYKVLHAGALKSATVNCSQPQVTPSYGGVTVPLHHRHGPCSPSPVPSTKAPTLQEMLRRDQLRAAYITRKYSGVKGGAGDVEQSDITVPTTLGTSLGTLEYLITVGIGSPAVTQTMLIDTGSDVSWVQCKPCSQCHAQADSLFNPSSSSTYSAFPCSSAACAQLRRRGCSNSQCQYIVKYGDGSTGTGTYSTDTLALGSSTVKNFQFGCSQSESGNLLEDQTDGLMGLGGGAESLATQTAGTFGKAFSYCLPPTPDSSGFLTLGAATSGFVVKTPMLRSSEVPSYYGVRLQAIRVGGRQLSIPASVFSAGSIMDSGTIITRLPATAYSALSSAFKAGMKQYPPAQPMGIFDTCFDFSGQSSVSIPSVALVFSGGVVVDLATDGIILDSCLAFAANTDDSSLGIIGNVQQRTIEVLYDVGGGAVGFKAGAC